A stretch of the Planktothricoides raciborskii GIHE-MW2 genome encodes the following:
- a CDS encoding L-threonylcarbamoyladenylate synthase, with protein MATIYHIHPDNPQLRSIEPIKDALSNGAVMLYPTDTVYAIGCDIRVKSAVEKVRQIKRLSNDKPLTFLCPSLSNIATYAKVSDRAYRIIRHLIPGPYTFLLPATKLVPKLVMDPKRKTTGIRVPKNTVCLSLLNALESPIISTSAHLPDKKDYGTLGTAELFDQLEKLVDIIIDTGEDPGYQVSTILDLSGDEPIAIRKGQGWEEVTEWLPELEPSYAS; from the coding sequence ATGGCCACAATTTATCACATTCATCCCGACAATCCTCAGTTGCGTAGCATTGAACCGATTAAAGACGCACTGAGTAACGGCGCCGTCATGCTTTATCCCACGGATACCGTGTATGCGATCGGCTGCGATATTCGAGTTAAATCAGCGGTGGAAAAGGTTAGGCAAATTAAGCGTTTGTCCAATGACAAGCCCTTAACCTTTCTCTGTCCTTCCTTATCTAATATTGCCACTTATGCCAAAGTGAGCGATCGCGCCTATCGGATTATCAGGCATTTGATTCCTGGGCCTTATACGTTCTTGTTGCCTGCCACCAAGTTAGTTCCCAAACTCGTCATGGATCCCAAAAGGAAAACCACCGGAATTCGGGTGCCCAAAAATACGGTTTGTTTGTCATTACTCAATGCATTGGAAAGTCCTATTATTTCTACTTCTGCCCATCTACCGGACAAAAAAGACTACGGAACCCTGGGTACAGCCGAATTATTCGATCAACTGGAGAAATTAGTGGATATTATTATCGATACCGGAGAAGATCCGGGCTATCAAGTTTCCACGATTCTGGATTTAAGTGGTGATGAACCGATCGCGATTCGCAAGGGTCAGGGATGGGAGGAAGTCACCGAGTGGCTGCCCGAACTCGAACCCAGTTATGCCAGTTAA
- a CDS encoding pentapeptide repeat-containing protein: protein MQKVNSEEVLKQYANGQRNFEYLDLSENNWFEANLRGANFTGSNLSKAYLPYANLSLVNLRQSQLTHAELSDAKLAQSDLSQANLSEANLCRANLRNANLRGANLAGANLTKADLSNADLSDANLSDTNLTGANLYKANLSHANLTGANFFRATRVDFTDAYWDETTIYPDGYRRNDDSV from the coding sequence ATGCAAAAAGTCAATAGTGAAGAGGTACTCAAACAGTATGCAAACGGTCAACGTAACTTTGAGTATTTAGATTTAAGTGAGAATAACTGGTTTGAAGCCAATTTACGCGGAGCCAATTTCACTGGCAGTAACTTAAGTAAGGCTTATCTGCCTTATGCGAATCTCTCTCTCGTCAATTTGCGCCAAAGTCAACTCACTCACGCGGAACTCAGTGATGCCAAACTCGCGCAAAGCGACCTCAGCCAAGCTAACCTGAGCGAGGCTAATCTTTGTCGGGCAAATTTACGCAATGCCAACTTACGAGGGGCAAATCTCGCTGGGGCTAATCTCACTAAAGCTGATTTGTCTAATGCAGATTTAAGTGACGCTAACTTAAGTGATACAAATTTAACCGGCGCCAATTTATATAAAGCGAATTTAAGTCATGCTAATTTAACGGGTGCAAATTTTTTTCGCGCCACAAGGGTAGATTTTACCGATGCTTATTGGGATGAAACCACAATTTATCCCGACGGGTATCGTCGCAATGATGACTCTGTTTGA
- a CDS encoding SagB/ThcOx family dehydrogenase, translating into MAKQQFSIAQHYHERTKYDPETLASKKHFIDWSQQPVPFKDYKIGATIDLKPYLKKRPELEHDPARTGLERLSRLLFCSYGLTAKVSTMMGTPLYLRAAPSAGGLYPAELYLISLGTAELPPGLYNYQTKTHSLIRFWDSDVWPTLKSATFWHPAFDTTKLALATTAVFYRSAWRYEDRAYRRVFLDTGHLLGNIELAGSFTDYRPHLIGGFLDDALNELLYLDPDQEAVTTLMPLADLRKLDENLPPYRTALPSGVKKDYPDIRDGELLAYCHQATKIDADTTGQEGWTMVDRSSEDDKYNFPFCTKVSTKSQPIDWGDRLTGLETTILRRRSTREYNGGAIALAQLNAILDFTYHPSHYSYQGLDPSPDFFDRQLISTFVAVLSVNGLDVGCYYYAPMAQELRQVRFKNFRQELHYLCLGQELGRDAAAVIFHTADLKKAVEKFGDRAYRYLHLDAGHLGQRINLGALYLGVGVSGIGGFFDDQVNQVLGIPEDEAVLYITTLGCPRTA; encoded by the coding sequence ATGGCAAAACAGCAATTTTCCATTGCCCAACACTACCACGAGCGCACCAAATACGATCCAGAAACTTTGGCCAGTAAAAAGCACTTTATAGACTGGTCACAGCAGCCAGTGCCTTTCAAAGATTACAAGATTGGTGCGACGATTGATTTAAAGCCTTATTTGAAAAAACGACCGGAGTTAGAACACGACCCGGCCCGCACAGGGTTAGAACGTTTATCGCGGTTACTCTTTTGTAGCTATGGCTTAACCGCTAAAGTCAGCACGATGATGGGAACCCCGTTGTATCTAAGGGCGGCTCCTTCAGCGGGAGGGCTGTACCCGGCAGAACTCTATTTAATCTCTTTGGGGACGGCGGAGTTGCCCCCTGGACTTTACAATTATCAGACAAAAACCCATTCTTTGATTCGGTTTTGGGATAGTGATGTTTGGCCGACGTTGAAAAGTGCCACGTTTTGGCATCCGGCTTTTGATACGACCAAATTGGCTTTAGCGACTACGGCGGTTTTTTATCGTTCCGCTTGGCGTTATGAAGACCGGGCTTATCGGCGGGTTTTTCTGGATACGGGTCATTTGTTGGGCAATATTGAGTTGGCAGGATCGTTTACGGACTATCGACCCCATTTAATTGGGGGCTTTCTCGATGATGCCCTGAATGAACTGCTTTATTTAGACCCGGATCAAGAAGCGGTGACGACTCTGATGCCTTTGGCGGATTTGCGAAAACTGGATGAAAATTTACCGCCTTATCGGACGGCTTTACCGTCAGGGGTGAAAAAGGACTACCCGGATATTCGAGATGGTGAGTTGCTGGCTTATTGTCATCAAGCGACCAAAATTGATGCGGATACCACGGGACAAGAAGGCTGGACAATGGTGGATCGGTCTTCGGAAGATGATAAATATAATTTTCCCTTTTGTACCAAGGTGTCTACGAAAAGCCAGCCGATTGATTGGGGCGATCGCCTCACGGGACTGGAAACGACGATTTTGCGACGGCGTTCGACTCGTGAGTACAATGGAGGGGCGATCGCTTTAGCCCAACTGAATGCGATTCTGGACTTTACTTATCACCCAAGTCACTACAGCTATCAAGGCTTAGATCCGTCTCCAGACTTTTTCGATCGCCAGCTTATTTCTACGTTTGTGGCGGTGTTATCGGTGAATGGTTTAGATGTTGGCTGTTATTACTATGCACCGATGGCCCAAGAATTACGACAAGTGCGGTTTAAGAATTTCCGCCAAGAGTTACATTATCTCTGTTTGGGGCAAGAGTTGGGTCGCGATGCCGCAGCGGTGATATTTCATACTGCCGATTTGAAAAAGGCAGTGGAAAAATTCGGCGATCGCGCTTATCGTTATCTGCACTTAGATGCGGGACACCTGGGACAACGGATCAACTTGGGGGCGCTGTACTTAGGGGTCGGCGTCAGTGGAATTGGTGGATTTTTTGACGATCAAGTCAATCAAGTGCTAGGAATTCCCGAAGATGAAGCGGTGTTATATATCACCACTTTAGGTTGCCCGAGAACCGCTTAA
- a CDS encoding CHAT domain-containing protein has product MYDWLIQPAEADLNRNQTQNLVFVLDVFLRSLPMAALYDGQQYLIEKYSLALSPGLKL; this is encoded by the coding sequence ATTTATGATTGGCTAATTCAGCCCGCTGAAGCAGATTTGAACCGCAATCAAACGCAAAACCTGGTATTTGTCCTGGATGTTTTTTTACGTTCATTACCGATGGCAGCACTCTACGATGGTCAACAATATCTGATCGAAAAATATAGTCTAGCGCTCAGTCCGGGTTTGAAACTGTAA
- a CDS encoding transposase, with product MSSVNTSLKLESITTRLIFTTRRKTKIAYRYLPTKVSKQIVRRVAEAWKAWCRALKDWSGHPEKYLGKPKIPGYKHKERGRNVVIYPKDAISSPLLSRGIVKLSQTNIELTTEANNINQVRIVPKLDHYVIEIVYTVSEPDKFDGKYLAGVDLGLNNLVAITSNHPGIRPLLINGRPLKSINQFFNKRVAKAQSIKACRLVKQLNSKRDRRIDNYLHTVSRRVIDWCQLNEIGQLIIGKNQRWKQALNIGKKNNQEFTNIPHAKLIKLFTSQLAGISVVLTEESYTSKASALDGDYLPNIRAKTEAKVVFNGKRVKRGLYLTSTGRIINADINGSMNIARKVIPDAFEGIEGLPFIPVVLDLWTKITNVAV from the coding sequence ATGTCCAGCGTCAATACTTCTTTGAAACTAGAAAGTATTACAACTCGATTGATATTTACCACCAGACGAAAAACAAAGATAGCTTATCGATACCTACCAACGAAGGTTAGTAAACAGATTGTCCGTCGAGTTGCTGAAGCTTGGAAAGCTTGGTGCAGAGCGTTAAAAGATTGGTCTGGGCATCCTGAAAAATATTTAGGTAAGCCGAAAATCCCAGGATACAAGCATAAAGAACGCGGTAGAAATGTGGTGATTTATCCCAAGGATGCGATCTCCTCTCCACTGCTATCTCGAGGCATTGTCAAGCTATCTCAGACTAATATTGAGTTGACCACTGAGGCTAATAATATAAACCAAGTACGAATTGTTCCTAAACTTGACCACTATGTAATTGAGATTGTTTACACGGTTAGCGAGCCAGATAAATTTGATGGTAAATATCTAGCTGGTGTAGACCTGGGTTTAAACAATTTGGTGGCTATAACATCCAATCATCCCGGTATTAGACCGCTGTTGATTAATGGTAGACCATTGAAAAGTATTAACCAATTCTTCAATAAAAGAGTAGCAAAAGCACAATCAATCAAGGCTTGTCGGCTGGTAAAACAGCTAAACAGCAAGCGAGATAGAAGGATTGACAACTACCTTCATACTGTGAGTCGGCGTGTTATTGATTGGTGTCAGTTAAATGAGATTGGTCAATTAATCATCGGGAAAAATCAACGATGGAAACAAGCTCTCAATATTGGGAAAAAGAATAATCAAGAATTTACCAATATTCCTCATGCCAAACTGATTAAATTATTCACCTCACAATTAGCAGGGATTTCTGTAGTTTTAACTGAAGAAAGCTACACTTCTAAAGCCAGCGCTTTAGATGGCGATTATTTGCCGAATATCCGGGCTAAAACAGAAGCAAAAGTTGTGTTTAATGGTAAGCGTGTTAAACGTGGTTTATACTTGACTTCCACTGGTAGAATCATCAACGCTGATATCAATGGAAGCATGAATATAGCTAGAAAAGTAATTCCCGATGCTTTTGAGGGAATAGAGGGATTGCCGTTTATTCCTGTAGTTTTAGACCTTTGGACTAAAATTACAAACGTAGCTGTCTAA
- a CDS encoding CHASE2 domain-containing protein, translating into MWPNNKQQVNLWKGVFIIAPSVAAVVIAGSISGLLQLMEWATLDQFFRLRPPEPIEERIVIVTVDEPDIKYLAKWPMTDRVMAQLLKNIKAQKPRGIGLDIYRDLVVEPGHEELVDVFKSTPQIIGIEKLAGNSVAPPPVLDKSGQVAAADLVLDADGKVRRALVLIGNSEGKSRQGLGVNLALMYLEAEGIELRVIDSEKKIYGLGQAVFVPLTGKELGYRQEYTGGYQILLNFRGGIDRFTTISMTDVLENRIPPDLMRDRIVFIGAITPSLQDVFQTPYSSNMISAGEPTPGVVIHANLTSQILNAALHNRPMMQAWPKKNAAGWILVCSLASAIICCVLLPEKPFKKWIFFQVTLGSILIEILILLSISYLAFLTGLLIPVFSPILAAIASTILTANYHNQWQLKVINEKLEQANQQLNEYSKNLEMKVEERTQDLLQRTKQLSATLQELKSTQTQLIQAEKMSALGQLVAGIAHEINNPTNFIYGNLDHAEDYFNDLIELIELYQDYYPSPGEEIEKFMEEIELEYLTEDFSKVLHSMKIGASRIREIVKSLRTFSRLDEAEIKDVDIHEGIDSTLMILDNRLQQKKDRPEIQVIKEYGKLPPINCYAGQLNQVFMNLLTNAIDAIESQPIKNDLNSHSSSHSWIKIVTKMKNAAEIEIAIADNGPGIPDEVKHRLFDPFFTTKPVGKGTGLGLSISYSIIVEKHGGQLEVNSTPGKGTEFIISIPVKLSSLLKPSAPENIQQKEVS; encoded by the coding sequence ATGTGGCCAAATAATAAACAACAAGTTAATCTTTGGAAGGGAGTATTTATCATTGCTCCCAGCGTGGCAGCGGTTGTCATTGCTGGGAGTATTTCTGGTTTATTGCAATTAATGGAATGGGCAACTCTGGATCAATTTTTTCGCTTACGTCCTCCAGAACCCATTGAAGAAAGAATTGTGATTGTCACTGTTGATGAGCCAGATATTAAATATCTGGCTAAATGGCCGATGACAGACCGAGTAATGGCTCAGTTATTAAAGAATATCAAAGCACAAAAACCGCGAGGAATTGGGCTGGATATTTATCGGGACTTAGTGGTGGAACCGGGACATGAAGAATTAGTCGATGTCTTTAAATCCACACCGCAGATTATTGGCATTGAAAAACTTGCCGGAAATTCCGTCGCTCCACCCCCAGTTTTAGACAAATCCGGTCAAGTAGCCGCCGCAGATTTAGTGTTAGATGCTGATGGTAAAGTCCGGCGGGCTTTAGTCCTGATTGGCAATTCTGAGGGTAAATCTAGACAAGGTTTAGGGGTGAATTTGGCTTTAATGTATTTAGAAGCAGAAGGGATAGAACTGCGGGTAATTGATTCAGAAAAAAAAATCTATGGGTTAGGTCAAGCGGTGTTTGTCCCCCTCACGGGAAAAGAATTGGGCTATCGGCAGGAATATACAGGGGGATATCAGATTTTATTGAATTTTCGCGGGGGAATTGATCGCTTTACTACCATATCGATGACTGATGTGTTAGAAAATCGAATTCCCCCAGATTTAATGCGCGATCGCATCGTATTCATTGGGGCGATTACCCCCAGTCTCCAAGATGTGTTTCAAACTCCTTATAGTAGTAACATGATCTCGGCGGGAGAACCGACTCCTGGGGTGGTGATTCATGCCAATTTAACCAGCCAAATTTTAAATGCAGCCCTGCACAATCGTCCTATGATGCAAGCTTGGCCAAAAAAAAATGCTGCGGGGTGGATTTTGGTTTGCTCCCTGGCTAGTGCCATAATTTGTTGCGTGTTGCTGCCGGAAAAACCATTCAAAAAATGGATTTTTTTTCAAGTTACATTAGGCAGTATTTTAATAGAAATATTGATTTTGTTATCAATCAGTTATCTAGCTTTTTTGACTGGGTTGCTGATTCCGGTATTCTCACCAATTTTAGCCGCGATCGCCTCCACAATTTTAACGGCAAATTACCACAATCAATGGCAGTTAAAAGTCATCAACGAAAAACTAGAACAGGCCAATCAGCAATTAAATGAGTATTCTAAAAACCTGGAAATGAAAGTTGAAGAACGCACCCAGGACTTGTTGCAGCGAACCAAACAACTTTCCGCTACGCTTCAAGAACTCAAATCCACTCAAACGCAGTTAATTCAAGCGGAAAAAATGTCCGCATTAGGACAATTAGTTGCCGGGATTGCCCATGAAATAAACAATCCAACCAATTTTATTTATGGCAATCTTGATCATGCTGAAGATTATTTTAATGATTTAATAGAATTAATTGAATTATATCAAGATTATTATCCCAGTCCTGGGGAAGAAATTGAAAAATTTATGGAGGAAATTGAGTTAGAATATTTAACTGAAGACTTTTCTAAAGTTTTACATTCAATGAAAATCGGCGCATCCAGAATTCGGGAAATTGTCAAATCTTTAAGAACTTTTTCCCGGTTGGATGAAGCAGAAATTAAAGATGTGGATATTCACGAAGGCATAGACAGTACCTTGATGATTCTCGATAATCGGTTACAACAAAAAAAAGATAGACCGGAAATTCAGGTGATTAAAGAGTATGGTAAATTACCCCCGATCAATTGCTACGCAGGGCAACTGAATCAAGTGTTTATGAATTTGCTCACGAATGCGATTGATGCCATAGAAAGCCAACCAATTAAAAATGATTTAAATAGTCATTCTTCTAGCCATTCTTGGATTAAAATTGTCACCAAGATGAAAAATGCTGCGGAAATTGAAATTGCGATCGCCGATAATGGTCCCGGTATTCCCGATGAAGTAAAACATCGCCTATTCGATCCATTCTTTACCACTAAGCCAGTGGGCAAAGGCACCGGATTAGGACTCTCGATTTCTTATTCAATTATTGTCGAAAAACATGGAGGTCAACTGGAGGTAAATTCAACCCCAGGTAAAGGGACGGAATTTATAATATCTATTCCGGTTAAATTATCCAGTTTATTAAAGCCATCAGCGCCGGAAAACATCCAACAAAAAGAAGTTAGTTGA
- a CDS encoding DUF167 domain-containing protein, which yields MSIIQVKVKPNSQQQKIISAEDGSLTVYLKSPPVDGKANQELIQLLAQKYDVPKSAITIKSGLSSKNKLIVIGD from the coding sequence ATGTCAATTATTCAAGTTAAAGTCAAGCCAAATTCTCAGCAACAAAAGATAATTTCAGCCGAAGATGGGAGTCTGACGGTCTATTTAAAATCTCCGCCTGTGGACGGGAAAGCTAACCAAGAACTCATTCAATTACTGGCGCAGAAATATGATGTACCAAAATCGGCAATTACAATTAAATCTGGCCTGAGTTCTAAAAATAAGTTAATTGTGATTGGTGATTAG
- a CDS encoding PAS domain S-box protein, with amino-acid sequence MRLKAKFLILILTVATGVIGLETINLYLHLYHNQLHQTIKKNREIYLKFSQAKNYQNLTMLESLTPMTIATDSKPSKMSYNMSDNIEHWNQALLHSIVKAKGLAVNTMDSSNSIKLEEFEAIEQAAIRFNESVKQYLTDLSRNANQPTAAIAQQKQLIEHSQSLSHLLDRAISSQLWQLEKNQEMSEKIARRSLFLNIISLTVGSSVAIIMAWLFAKQVANPILKLKNVALKIGQGEWDTDLDINSEDEIGILAKAFNQIVEKFKQTNESKQYVDKIIRNINESLIVLNANYEIKDFNFSTVLLLGYEEAELLGTSIETLFLSPKVCQEILGIDENIANSFLGTKETVLVTKDMRQIPVSFSASIMWDEHDRVEGIVCLVQDISAHKQAIESLRRQALMFETIHDGILLTDLDGYIIDCNPAAERIFGYPKTKMVGHMTGMLRYPPPPLGHDGDRAQYLTQQIIHGVLSRGRWTGEFRFMRGDGSWGICETIVVPLRDHSNKLIATIGVNRDISERKQAEDALRKSEERLESILNSLNDIVWSMEINRQEILYVNPAIAKVYGRSVNDFLTQPSLWFDVIHPEDRPRVIDFSAEIFASGERDIEYRIIRPDGEVRWIRDRGKLIEDPDKKSLRFEGIATDITEQKHAQQLLEEAHAQLEQRVEERTAELTANNDMLIAEIRERVAAEKALRQSENKFKQLARQETLVNQLTEQIRNSLDLSTILKTTVQQIRTLLSLDRCVFIWYRQKNAAQNCEWIWQVVAEAKHRCLPSILGDYAANPDEFLSQKIQNLEIIREDNLAIATDINLKKIYQDWHYQSILALPIKTHSGQIGVISCGNFRRIKPWTDADVALLQAITNQLAIALFQAELYSQAQTAAQVAQEKAEELEETLEKLQKTQAQLIQSEKMSSLGQLVAGIAHEINNPVNFIFGNITFIQDYTNNLLKLLEIYQEKLSEPDAKILAFLEECDVEFIRDDLPKLLSSMQVGANRIREIVLSLRNFSRLDEANYKLVNLHEGLDNTLLILQHRLYGEDFPPSYHHNGKKIQVIKNYENLPKIECFASLLNQVFMNILSNAIDALESSPMMSKHSLMNHGQNSDQNGAIAKIHSADLKSELKTNINRDYASNSGHMTQPKTEVNSGQIPTIYISTKVQEGDRVVIRIRDNGPGMTESIRQRIFDPFFTTKPVGSGTGLGLSISYQIIVQRHHGNLSCVSQPGEGTELIIELPIHQ; translated from the coding sequence ATGAGACTAAAAGCTAAATTCTTGATTTTAATTTTGACCGTCGCTACAGGTGTGATTGGCTTAGAAACCATTAATCTTTATCTGCATCTTTACCACAATCAGTTACATCAAACCATTAAAAAAAATCGGGAAATTTATTTAAAATTTAGTCAAGCCAAAAATTACCAAAACTTGACGATGCTTGAGTCCCTGACACCCATGACGATCGCCACCGACTCAAAGCCATCAAAGATGTCATATAATATGTCAGATAATATTGAACATTGGAATCAGGCATTATTGCACAGTATTGTCAAAGCTAAAGGATTAGCAGTAAATACAATGGATTCCAGTAATTCAATTAAGCTAGAAGAATTTGAAGCCATTGAACAAGCTGCGATTAGGTTTAATGAATCCGTCAAGCAGTATTTAACTGATTTGAGCCGGAATGCCAATCAGCCAACCGCTGCGATCGCTCAACAAAAGCAATTAATTGAACATAGTCAATCCCTAAGCCACCTCCTGGATCGAGCGATATCATCGCAACTCTGGCAACTGGAAAAAAATCAAGAGATGAGTGAGAAAATTGCTCGTCGTTCATTATTTCTGAATATCATTTCCTTAACCGTTGGTTCCAGCGTAGCCATCATCATGGCTTGGTTATTTGCGAAACAAGTGGCTAACCCGATTTTAAAACTGAAAAATGTAGCTCTGAAAATTGGCCAAGGGGAATGGGACACGGATTTAGATATTAACAGCGAAGATGAAATAGGCATCTTGGCGAAAGCGTTTAATCAAATTGTGGAAAAGTTCAAACAAACCAATGAATCCAAACAATACGTCGATAAGATTATTAGAAATATCAATGAGTCTTTAATTGTCTTAAATGCTAACTATGAAATTAAAGACTTTAATTTTTCAACGGTATTACTCTTGGGCTATGAAGAAGCCGAATTGTTGGGTACTTCAATTGAGACCCTGTTTTTGTCGCCAAAAGTCTGCCAGGAAATCTTGGGAATTGACGAAAACATTGCCAACAGTTTTTTAGGCACCAAAGAAACCGTATTAGTCACCAAAGATATGCGGCAAATTCCGGTATCTTTTTCCGCTTCGATTATGTGGGATGAACACGATCGCGTGGAGGGAATTGTTTGTTTAGTTCAAGACATCTCTGCCCATAAACAAGCGATTGAAAGTTTACGCAGACAAGCGCTGATGTTTGAAACCATCCATGATGGTATTTTGCTCACGGATTTAGATGGTTACATTATTGATTGTAATCCAGCGGCGGAGAGAATTTTTGGTTATCCTAAAACCAAAATGGTCGGTCATATGACTGGGATGTTACGTTATCCGCCACCCCCATTAGGTCACGACGGAGATCGAGCTCAATATTTGACCCAACAAATCATTCATGGGGTGTTAAGTCGGGGTCGTTGGACTGGGGAGTTTCGCTTTATGCGCGGAGACGGTTCATGGGGCATTTGCGAAACTATTGTGGTGCCTTTGCGGGATCATAGTAATAAGTTGATTGCGACCATTGGGGTCAACCGGGATATTAGCGAACGCAAACAGGCTGAGGATGCTTTAAGAAAAAGCGAGGAACGTCTTGAGAGTATTTTAAATTCTCTGAATGATATTGTCTGGTCGATGGAGATTAATCGTCAAGAAATCCTTTATGTAAATCCGGCGATCGCTAAAGTTTATGGTCGTTCAGTGAATGATTTTTTAACCCAGCCATCTCTTTGGTTTGATGTCATCCATCCCGAAGATCGCCCACGCGTGATAGATTTTTCTGCGGAAATTTTTGCCAGTGGAGAAAGAGATATTGAATATCGCATTATTCGACCGGATGGGGAAGTGCGTTGGATTCGTGACCGAGGAAAACTGATCGAAGATCCTGATAAAAAATCCTTAAGATTTGAAGGAATTGCCACGGATATTACCGAACAAAAACACGCCCAACAACTCTTGGAAGAAGCCCATGCTCAATTAGAACAAAGAGTTGAAGAAAGAACCGCTGAACTGACAGCAAATAACGATATGCTGATCGCCGAAATTCGCGAGCGGGTTGCCGCCGAAAAAGCCCTAAGACAGTCGGAAAATAAATTTAAACAACTCGCTCGTCAGGAAACCCTGGTTAATCAGCTTACGGAACAAATTCGCAATTCCCTCGACTTGAGTACCATCTTGAAAACTACGGTACAACAAATTCGCACTTTATTATCCCTCGATCGCTGCGTTTTTATTTGGTATCGACAAAAAAATGCAGCCCAAAACTGTGAATGGATTTGGCAGGTAGTCGCCGAAGCAAAACATCGTTGTCTTCCTAGTATCCTAGGAGATTATGCTGCCAATCCTGATGAATTTCTCAGCCAAAAAATCCAAAACCTAGAAATTATTCGGGAAGATAATCTGGCCATTGCCACGGATATTAACTTAAAAAAAATTTACCAGGATTGGCACTATCAATCCATCTTAGCTTTACCGATTAAAACTCACAGCGGGCAAATTGGGGTGATTAGTTGTGGGAATTTTCGCCGAATTAAACCGTGGACTGATGCGGATGTGGCATTGCTTCAAGCTATTACCAATCAATTGGCGATCGCTTTGTTTCAAGCTGAACTGTATTCTCAAGCCCAAACCGCTGCCCAAGTTGCCCAAGAAAAGGCTGAAGAACTGGAAGAGACTCTAGAAAAGTTGCAAAAAACTCAAGCCCAATTAATTCAAAGTGAAAAAATGTCTAGCCTGGGTCAATTAGTCGCCGGGATTGCCCATGAAATTAATAACCCGGTGAATTTTATTTTTGGGAATATTACTTTTATTCAAGATTATACTAATAATCTATTAAAATTACTGGAAATATATCAGGAAAAACTCTCGGAACCCGATGCCAAAATTTTGGCTTTTCTGGAAGAATGTGATGTGGAATTTATTCGCGATGATTTGCCAAAACTTTTGTCATCAATGCAGGTAGGCGCTAATCGGATTCGGGAAATTGTTCTATCTTTGCGGAATTTTTCCCGGTTAGATGAAGCCAATTATAAATTGGTGAATTTACACGAAGGTCTTGACAATACTCTGCTGATTTTACAACATCGTCTTTATGGGGAAGATTTTCCCCCCAGTTATCACCACAATGGCAAAAAAATTCAAGTGATTAAAAATTATGAAAATTTGCCGAAAATTGAATGCTTTGCCAGTTTGCTCAATCAGGTATTTATGAATATTCTCAGTAACGCTATTGATGCCTTAGAAAGTTCGCCGATGATGTCTAAGCATTCGTTGATGAATCACGGCCAAAACTCTGACCAAAATGGCGCGATCGCCAAAATTCATTCCGCCGACCTAAAAAGTGAATTAAAAACTAATATAAATCGGGATTATGCCTCAAATTCCGGCCATATGACTCAGCCTAAAACCGAGGTCAATTCTGGACAAATTCCCACAATTTATATTTCTACTAAAGTCCAAGAAGGCGATCGCGTAGTCATTCGGATTCGCGATAATGGACCGGGGATGACCGAAAGCATTCGTCAGCGAATCTTTGATCCCTTTTTTACCACGAAACCCGTCGGTTCTGGAACCGGATTAGGGTTATCAATTAGTTATCAAATTATTGTTCAAAGACATCATGGTAATTTGTCTTGTGTTTCTCAACCCGGAGAAGGAACGGAGTTAATCATTGAATTGCCCATTCATCAATAA